In a single window of the Fusarium falciforme chromosome 3, complete sequence genome:
- a CDS encoding Phosphoenolpyruvate carboxykinase yields MNDPVYRTASPYSEPNVKGPRSQIQASGTGLFKMLPNNVNKTSLHPTGVAPHVEHTELEQELHDKAHIDYDRVAIIPNPSVAALYEDALVYETGTAITSSGALTAYSGAKTGRSPLDKRIVQEDSSKDDIWWGPVNKPMTPEVWKINRERAVDYLNTRSRIYVIDGFAGWDEKYRIRVRVICARAYHALFMRNMLIRPSREELKDFHPDYTIYNAGKFPANRYTEGMTSGTSVAINFEQKEMVILGTEYAGEMKKGVFTVLFYEMPIKHNVLTLHSSANEGKNGDVTLFFGLSGTGKTTLSADPNRALIGDDEHCWSDNGVFNIEGGCYAKTIGLSAEKEPDIFGAIRYGSVLENVVFDPLTRDVDYDDATLTENTRCAYPIEYIANAKIPCLSPNAPSNIILLTCDARGVLPPISKLDRNQTMFHFISGYTSKMAGTEDGVTEPQATFSSCFAQPFLALHPMKYASMLADKIEQHNANAWLLNTGWVGAGFAQGGKRCPLKYTRAILDAIHSGDLAKVEYENYGVFNLQVPKTCPNVPSELLNPSKAWTAGEDSFNTEVVKLGKLFRENFTKYESEATEDVVKAGPTV; encoded by the exons ATGAACGACCCCGTCTACAGAACAGCTTCTCCTTACTCTGAACCAAACGTCAAAGGCCCAAGGTCCCAGATTCAGGCTTCAGGAACCGGTTTATTCAAGA TGCTTCCCAACAACGTCAACAAGACTTCCCTTCACCCCACCGGTGTTGC TCCCCACGTGGAGCACACCGAGCTGGAGCAGGAGCTTCACGACAAGGCTCACATCGACTACGACCGTGTCGCGATT ATCCCCAACCCTTCCGTTGCTGCTCTCTACGAGGATGCTCTCGTCTACGAGACCGGTACCGCTATCACCTCCAGCGGTGCCCTGACTGCCTACTCTGGGGCCAAGACTGGCCGCTCGCCCCTTGACAAGCGAATTGTCCAGGAGGACTCTTCCAAGGACGACATCTG GTGGGGCCCCGTCAACAAGCCCATGACTCCTGAG GTCTGGAAGATCAACCGTGAGCGTGCTGTCGACTACCTCAACACCCGAAGCCGTATCTATGTCATCGATGGTTTCGCCGGCTGGGACGAGAAGTACCGCATCCGCGTCCGAGTCATCTGCGCGCGTGCCTACCATGCTCTCTTCATGCGCAACATGCTTATCCGACCCTCCcgcgaggagctcaaggacttCCACCCCGACTACACCATCTACAACGCTGGCAAGTTCCCCGCCAACCGATACACTGAGGGTATGACCTCTGGCACTTCGGTCGCCATCAACTTCGAGCAGAAGGAGATGGTCATCCTCGGTACCGAGTACGCCGgtgagatgaagaagggtGTCTTCACCGTCCTCTTCTACGAGATGCCCATCAAGCACAACGTCCTGACCCTCCACTCCTCCGCCAACGAGGGCAAGAACGGCGACGTCACTCTCTTCTTCGGTCTGTCCGGTACTGGCAAGACCACACTCTCCGCCGACCCCAACCGAGCCCTGATTGGTGATGACGAGCACTGCTGGAGCGACAACGGTGTCTTCAACATCGAGGGTGGCTGCTACGCCAAGACCATCGGCCTGTCTGCTGAGAAGGAGCCCGATATTTTCGGCGCCATCCGCTACGGATCCGTCCTCGAGAACGTCGTCTTCGACCCCCTCACCCGCGATGTCGACTACGACGATGCCACCCTCACCGAGAACACTCGATGCGCCTACCCCATCGAGTACATcgccaacgccaagatcCCTTGCCTGTCCCCCAACGCTCCCTCcaacatcatcctcctcacctGCGACGCCCGCGGTGTTCTGCCccccatctccaagctcGACCGCAACCAGACCATGTTCCACTTCATCTCTGGTTACACCTCCAAGATGGCCGGTACTGAGGACGGTGTCACCGAGCCCCAGGCtaccttctccagctgcttCGCTCAGCCCTTCCTTGCTCTGCACCCCATGAAGTACGCTTCCATGCTTGCCGACAAGATCGAGCAGCACAACGCCAACGCCTGGCTCCTCAACACCGGCTGGGTCGGTGCCGGTTTCGCCCAGGGCGGCAAGCGATGCCCCCTCAAGTACACCCGCGCTATCCTCGACGCCATCCACTCCGGCGACCTCGCCAAGGTCGAGTACGAGAACTACGGTGTCTTCAACCTCCAGGTCCCCAAGACCTGCCCCAACGTCCCCTCGGAGCTCCTCAACCCCTCCAAGGCCTGGACCGCCGGCGAGGACAGCTTCAACACCGAGGTTGTCAAGCTGGGCAAGCTCTTCCGCGAGAACTTCACCAAGTACGAGAGCGAGGCCACCGAGGACGTTGTCAAGGCCGGCCCCACTGTCTAA